From the genome of Silurus meridionalis isolate SWU-2019-XX chromosome 12, ASM1480568v1, whole genome shotgun sequence, one region includes:
- the LOC124394297 gene encoding olfactory receptor 6F1-like, with translation MDQNISRKKIDQFVLTGFDTLEKPVIVGCVILAAYILTMLANLANICFIVVDKQLHQPMYLFICNLAIVDMLSCTCSCPTMIGILIVGYKTITYISCIFQMYGFSLCFVMEVFTISVMAFDRLIAIIKPLHYHAILTNVRSIILTFLIWILGLTVITIVPVTVIPLPLCSSTVKYVFCDYAAVVRTSCIDPTRYFDLISSFTFILMFGTFSFICLSYLKIVFVVVKMTLKGSKTKVFHTCLSHLIVIICYYGPTFILAVITRLGVVLSLEERNGLRIGSIIGPALVNPFVYCFRTKEMRNKILRFVSKVEPTE, from the coding sequence ATGGATCAAAATATTTCCCGTAAAAAAATTGACCAATTTGTTCTTACAGGATTTGACACTTTAGAAAAACCAGTGATTGTTGGTTGTGTCATACTTGCTGCATATATTCTTACAATGCTTGCAAACCTGGCAAACATATGCTTCATTGTTGTTGATAAACAGCTACACCAGCCAATGTATCTCTTCATCTGCAATTTAGCAATTGTGGACATGCTCTCCTGTACATGTTCATGTCCAACTATGATAGGCATTCTAATAGTTGGCTATAAAACAATAACTTATATATCATGCATCTTTCAAATGTATGGCTTTAGTTTATGTTTCGTGATGGAGGTGTTTACTATTTCAGTTATGGCTTTTGACCGATTAATTGCCATAATCAAGCCACTGCACTACCATGCAATTCTAACAAACGTTCGCTCCATTATTCTCACATTTTTAATATGGATATTGGGTCTTACTGTAATAACAATTGTTCCTGTTACTGTGATTCCTTTACCATTATGCTCCTCAACTGTAAAGTATGTTTTCTGTGATTACGCAGCTGTTGTCAGAACCAGTTGTATAGATCCAACCCGCTATTTTGATTTAATATCAAGTTTCACCTTTATACTGATGTTTGGAACATTCagtttcatttgtttatctTATTTAAAGatagtttttgttgttgtcaaaATGACCTTAAAAGGTAGCAAGACAAAAGTGTTTCATACTTGTCTAAGTcatttaattgtaataatttgcTATTATGGACCAACATTTATTCTAGCAGTCATAACCAGGCTTGGGGTAGTTTTATCACTTGAGGAACGAAATGGCCTGAGAATTGGGTCAATTATTGGTCCTGCTTTAGTAAATCCTTTTGTATATTGTTTTAGAACTAAAGAGATGAGGAATAAAATATTACGATTTGTGTCAAAAGTTGAACCAACtgaataa